Proteins encoded in a region of the Pelmatolapia mariae isolate MD_Pm_ZW linkage group LG16_19, Pm_UMD_F_2, whole genome shotgun sequence genome:
- the LOC134644507 gene encoding olfactory receptor 10J4-like, with translation MDVKLNVTLLTLGGFAELHKYRYLYFVVIFTLYILILCFNSTIVCLIWTHKNLHEPMYIFIAALLINSVLYSMIIYPKLLSDVLSEKQTISYPLCLFQGFTYYASAGSEFLLLAAMSYDRYVSICKPLQYPVIMNRITIYVFLILAWLIPAFETAVSVVLYFNVKLCSFTLTGIFCNNSIYKLQCVPSVAISIYGVVTLINIALLPLLFILFTYIRILRISYHCCRETRRKALKTCLPHLLVLINFSCFIVFDSVIIRLDSDLL, from the exons atggatgttaaattaaatgtaacattGTTAACTCTTGGTGGGTTTGCAGAATTGCACAAATACAGATACCTTTATTTTGTGGTTATATTCACGTTATATATTCTGATACTCTGCTTTAATTCCACTATAGTGTGCCTTATTTGGACTCACAAAAACCTTCATGAGCcaatgtacatttttattgcaGCTTTGTTAATCAACTCTGTTCTTTACAGCATGATTATCTATCCGAAGCTCTTATCTGATGTTTTGTCTGAAAAACAGACTATATCGTATCCACTCTGTCTTTTCCAAGGATTTACGTATTATGCCTCAGCTGGGTCAGAGTTTTTACTGTTGGCAGCAATGTCATATGACAGGTATGTGTCTATATGCAAACCCCTGCAATATCCAGTTATTATGAATAGAATAACTATATATGTGTTTCTGATTTTAGCTTGGCTTATACCTGCTTTTGAGACAGCAGTGTCAGTTGtgctttattttaatgtaaaactCTGTAGTTTTACTCTGACAGGAATATTTTGTAACAATTCAATTTACAAGCTTCAGTGTGTGCCCTCAGTCGCAATATCTATATATGGTGTGGTCACTTTGATAAATATTGCCCTTCTACCTTTGCTTTTCATACTTTTTACATACATAAGGATTCTTAGAATATCTTACCATTGTTGTAGAGAAACAAGGAGAAAAGCTCTAAAGACATGTTTACCCCACTTGCTGGTGTTAATCaacttttcatgttttattgtttttgattCAGTTATAATTAGACTGGATTCCGATCT ATTATAA
- the LOC134644508 gene encoding olfactory receptor-like protein OLF4 produces the protein MDEVLNATYLTLDGYVEVNKYRYVYFFIFFILYSLIIFSNSTIVYIIWIHKNLHEPMYIFIAALLLNCLLYSTTIYPKLLIDFLSEKQVITYSACIFQLFMFYTLGGSEFFLLVAMAYDRYVAICKPLEYPTIMNKTTVSIFLFIAWLVPACHIAVPAIGSAEATLCNINLKGIFCNNAIYTLQCVRSKLNTAFGVVSLIDLVILPMVFVVFTYTKIFIVSYQSCKEIRKKAAETCLPHLLVLINFSCLSIYDVSIARVESDFPKTARLIMTLQIVLYHPLFNPFIYGLKMKEISKQLKRFFCHDKIIL, from the coding sequence ATGGATGAGGTGTTAAATGCTACATATTTAACTTTAGATGGGTATGTTGAAGTTAACAAGTAcagatatgtttatttttttattttctttatattatatAGTTTAATAATCTTCAGTAATTCTACTATTGTGTACATAATCTGGATTCATAAAAACCTTCATGAGCCGATGTACATTTTCATTGCAGCTTTGCTACTGAACTGTCTCCTTTACAGCACAACTATTTACCCAAAACTGCTGATTgactttttatctgaaaaaCAAGTCATAACATATTCAGCCTGTATCtttcagttgtttatgttttacaCTCTAGGTGGTTCTGAGTTCTTTCTCTTGGTAGCCATGGCCTATGACAGATATGTGGCTATTTGTAAACCTCTTGAATATCCAACTATCATGAACAAAACCACTGTGAGTATTTTCCTGTTCATAGCTTGGCTTGTACCTGCTTGTCATATTGCAGTCCCAGCAATAGGGAGTGCTGAAGCAACATTGTGTAACATTAATTTAAAGggaatattttgtaataatgcAATTTACACTCTTCAGTGTGTAAGGTCAAAGTTAAATACTGCATTTGGAGTGGTTAGTTTAATAGATCTTGTAATACTTCCTATGGTCTTTGTAGTtttcacatacacaaaaatatttatcgTGTCTTATCAAAGTTGTaaagaaattagaaaaaaagcTGCTGAGACGTGTTTACCCCACCTGTTAGTTTTAATCAATTTCTCCTGTTTAAGTATCTATGATGTAAGCATAGCTCGAGTGGAGTCAGATTTTCCCAAAACTGCGCGATTGATAATGACATTACAAATAGTGCTCTATCATCCATTGTTTAATCCATTCatttatgggctcaaaatgaaGGAAATTTCTAAACAGCTAAAAAGATTTTTCTGTCATGATAAAATCATTTTATGA
- the LOC134644509 gene encoding olfactory receptor 5F1-like, translated as MDEVLNATYLTLDGYVEVNKYRYVYFFIFFILYSLIIFSNSTIVYIIWIHKNLHEPMYTFIAALLLNCLLYSTTVYPKLLIDFLSEKQVTTYSACLFQFFMFYTLGSSEFFLLAAMAYDRYVAICKPLQYQTIMSKTTVSIFLAVAWLVPVCHIAVLTAGSAEATLCNFNLKGIFCNNAVYTLQCVKSRLITVFGVVALIDLVILPMLFIVFTYSNIFILTYQSCKEVRKKAVETCLPHLLVLFSFSCLSIYDVSIARVESDFPKTARLIMTLQIVLYHPLLNPFIYGLKMKEISKQLKNIFYHDKIISCINSEC; from the coding sequence ATGGATGAGGTGTTAAATGCTACATATTTAACTTTAGATGGGTATGTTGAAGTTAACAAGTAcagatatgtttattttttcattttctttatattatatAGTTTAATAATCTTCAGTAATTCTACTATTGTGTACATAATCTGGATTCATAAAAACCTTCATGAGCCGATGTACACTTTCATTGCTGCTTTGCTGCTGAACTGTCTCCTTTACAGCACAACTGTTTACCCCAAACTGCTGATTgactttttatctgaaaaaCAAGTCACAACATATTCAGCCTgtctctttcagttttttatgttttacactttAGGCAGTTCAGAGTTCTTTCTCTTGGCAGCCATGGCCTATGACAGATATGTGGCTATTTGTAAACCTCTACAATATCAAACTATCATGAGTAAAACCACTGTGAGTATTTTCTTGGCTGTAGCATGGCTTGTACCTGTTTGTCATATTGCAGTCTTAACAGCTGGGAGTGCTGAAGCAAcattgtgtaactttaacttaaaaggaatattttgtaataatgcAGTTTACACTCTTCAGTGTGTAAAGTCACGATTAATTACTGTATTTGGAGTAGTTGCTTTAATAGATCTTGTAATATTACCTATGCTCTTCATAGTTTTTACATACTCAAACATTTTTATCCTCACTTATCAAAGCTGTAAAGAAGTGAGGAAGAAAGCTGTGGAGACCTGTTTACCCCATTTGTTAGTTTTATTTAGCTTCTCCTGTTTAAGTATCTACGATGTAAGCATAGCTCGAGTAGAATCAGATTTTCCCAAAACTGCGCGATTAATAATGACATTACAAATAGTGCTCTATCATCCATTGCTTAATCCATTCatttatgggctcaaaatgaaggaaatttctaaacagctaaaaaatattttctatcaTGATAAAATCATTTCATGTATTAACTCTGAATGCTAA